Proteins from a genomic interval of Toxoplasma gondii ME49 chromosome Ia, whole genome shotgun sequence:
- a CDS encoding heat shock protein 75, putative (encoded by transcript TGME49_292920), which produces MSLPSVGHPLSRLATTRLPGKSAVSLGPVIKEGSGKSSRRIVSSSCIQKNGEAETMPNPSRLGDSGNVRTPVMPPTASPIFSFHQAEASLPYSSAFPPVSTIHPACFIRWKRTNAGLFDNFGRGLATATFSGENGSESGGKSDATSATTNDGVADSEGEVHTFKAETKKLLHIVTHSLYTDKEVFVRELISNAADALEKLRFLQATAQVTDADGSEAMALEIHLSTDAAAKTFTLQDTGVGMTKAELLEHLGTIAKSGSLEFLMKHQGEKNADIIGQFGVGFYSAFVVSDRVDVYTRAHEEGAKAYLWSSDGAGEFNVKELSEEEASEAGLKRGTKIVCHLKKDCLEFSNIHHVKECATKFSSFVNFPIYVKEEDGKNTKITSQQALWLQTSATEDEHRQCFRYLSNTSWGDPMYSIMFRTDAPLSIKAVFYIPEDPPSRLFQPANEVGVSLHSRRVLVKKSATDIIPKWLGFVKGVIDCDDIPLNVSRENMQNSVLIEKLSQILVRRILKFLDDQSKSNPEKYLDFYRRYAQHLKEGVLDDAHHGSKFKDSLLNLLRFQTSETPAGELISLDKYFEMVKPEQQNIYYYCCPGRETAMASPYMEQFREWKRPVLLLMDDVDEFVAMNAQSFKNKKFVAIDAPEEDFEPLLEEDKEGKKDKKPDTPALVGDHRIELERFVQNTLGSRVSSVKFSDRLVKTPAVVTGFLSSTLRKMMKATLQGAPDAQLKMASLPVNLELNPHHQMITSLYHLQRTNSDVAKLLVEQLYDNACIAAGIMEDPRSMLERLNNLLEVTAQYAYHHNESATAAADLTSPKGDTMPTGVAEDDKAQPDSSSAQTDSTAGSEVEPRKTETAVREGASA; this is translated from the exons atgtctcttccttctgtggGCCATCCGCTCTCACGGTTGGCCACCACCAGGCTGCCTGGCAAATCAGCTGTTTCTCTGGGCCCCGTGATAAAGGAAGGCAGTGGAAAGAGTTCGAGAAGAAtagtttcttcttcgtgcaTCCAAAAAAATggggaagcggagacaaTGCCAAATCCGTCTAGATTAGGCGACTCCGGAAATGTGCGGACCCCGGTGATGCCACCCACGGCCTCTCCAATATTTTCCTTCCATCAGGCGGAAGCATCTCTTCCCTattcttctgcctttccacCTGTTTCCACGATCCATCCCGCTTGCTTCATCCGGTGGAAGCGCACTAATGCAGGGTTGTTCGACAATTTTGGGCGCGGCCTGGCCACTGCGACCTTCAGTGGGGAAAACGGTTCAGAAAGTGGCGGGAAATCTGATGCAACGAGCGCCACAACGAATGATGGCGTCGCCGATAGTGAAGGCGAAGTTCATACCTtcaaagcagagacaaaaaaaCTGCTACACATCGTCACTCACTCGCTCTATACGGACAAAGAGGTCTTCGTCCGCGAGCTGATCTCCAATGCTGCTGACGCCCTTGAGaagcttcgttttcttcaggcAACTGCTCAAG TGACCGATGCAGATGGAAGTGAAGCTATGGCCTTGGAGATCCACCTGAGCACGGATGCAGCTGCCAAAACGTTCACTCTTCAG GATACAGGGGTTGGAATGACTAAGGCGGAGCTGCTGGAGCACCTAGGCACCATCGCGAAGTCTGGGAGTCTCGAGTTCCTCATGAAGCAtcaaggagagaagaacgccgaTATCATAGGCCAG TTCGGCGTGGGCTTCTATTCCGCGTTTGTCGTATCTGATCGCGTTGATGTTTACACGCGGGCgcacgaagaaggcgcgaagGCTTACTTGTGGAGCTCAGACGGTGCAGGAGAGTTTAATGTCAAGGAGCTttccgaggaagaggcgagcgaAGCCGGTCTCAAGAGAGGAACCAAAATCGTTTGTCATCTAAAGAAAGACTGTCTTGAATTTTCGAATATTCACCATGTCAAAGAGTGCGCTACAAAGTTCTCCTCTTTTGTCAA CTTTCCAATCTATGTCAAGGAGGAAGATgggaaaaacacaaagaTCACATCTCAGCAGGCTCTGTGGCTTCAAACATCGGCGACGGAGGATGAGCATCGGCAGTGTTTCAG GTACTTGAGCAATACTTCCTGGGGTGATCCCATGTACAGTATCATGTTCCGCACGGAcgcgcctctctctatcAAG GCGGTGTTTTATATTCCGGAGGACCCTCCCAGCCGACTTTTCCAGCCGGCAAATGAAGTTGGCGTCTCGCTGCACTCGCGCCGCGTTTTGGTGAAGAAGTCTGCAACAGATATCATTCCCAAGTGGCTTGGATTTGTCAAGGGTGTCATCGATTGTGATGATATTCCCCTCAATGTCAGCCGAGAAAATATGCAAAACTCAGTTCTCATTGAGAAATTGTCCCAGATCCTTGTCCGGAGAATTCTGAAATTTCTGGATGACCAG TCTAAGTCGAACCCAGAGAAGTACCTTGACTTTTACCGGAGATATGCGCAGCACCTGAAGGAGGGGGTGCTGGACGACGCACACCATGGGAGCAAGTTCAAAGACAGTCTTCTGAACCTGCTCAG ATTTCAAACTTCAGAAACGCCAGCTGGCGAACTGATCTCACTGGACAAGTATTTCGAGATGGTCAAACCCGAGCAGCAAAACATATACTACTACTGTTGCCCTGGCCGTGAG aCCGCCATGGCATCGCCATATATGGAGCAGTTCAGAGAGTGGAAGAGACCCGTCCTGCTTTTGATGGACGATGTTGACGAGTTCGTAGCAATGAATGCTCAG tccttCAAAAACAAGAAGTTTGTGGCTATTGATGCTCCAGAGGAGGACTTCGAGCCGCTGCTTGAGGAGGACaaggagggaaagaaggacAAAAAGCCGGATACACCTGCCCTGGTTGGCGACCATCGAATAGAACTGGAGAGGTTTGTTCAG AACACCCTGGGAAGCCGGGTCTCCTCTGTAAAGTTTTCGGATCGCCTCGTTAAGACACCTGCAGTCGTCACGGGCTTCTTGTCGTCGACACTGCGGAAGATGATGAAGGCCACCCTTCAGGGGGCACCTGATGCGCAACTGA AAATGGCGAGTCTACCTGTTAATTTGGAGCTCAACCCTCACCATCAGATGATTACATCTCTCTACCACCTTCAGCGCACGAACAGCGATGTTGCGAAG CTGTTAGTCGAGCAGCTCTACGACAACGCGTGCATCGCTGCGGGTATCATGGAGGATCCGCGCTCTATGTTAGAGCGCCTTAACAATTTGCTCGAAGTGACTGCTCAGTATGCTTACCACCACAACGAAAGTGCGACAGCGGCTGCAGATTTGACGTCTCCCAAAGGCGACACAATGCCGACTGGGGTGGCCGAAGACGACAAAGCACAGCCTGATTCTTCATCTGCACAAACCGACTCAACAGCCGGTTCGGAGGTTgagccgaggaagacggagactgCCGTGCGAGAAGGAGCCAGTGCGTAA